A genomic stretch from Pseudomonas alkylphenolica includes:
- the xerC gene encoding tyrosine recombinase XerC produces MERQLQAFCAHLRNERQVSGHTQLAYRRDLDSVLAFCAKSGIDSWNALQIQHLRQFIARQHHHGQSSRSLARLLSAVRGFYRYLNREGLCSHDPANGLSAPKGERRLPKTLDTDRALQLLEGAVEDDFLARRDQAMLELFYSSGLRLSELTSLNTDQLDLPAGLVQVHGKGSKTRVLPVGRKAREALEQWLALRGISAPQDNAVFVSRQGRRLGPRAIQLRVQAAGERELGQNLHPHMLRHSFASHLLESSQDLRAVQEMLGHADIATTQIYTHLDFQHLAAVYDSAHPRAKRSKGSDS; encoded by the coding sequence ATGGAACGCCAGCTACAGGCCTTCTGCGCGCACCTGCGCAATGAGCGCCAGGTGTCCGGGCACACCCAGCTGGCTTACCGCCGCGACCTCGACAGCGTCCTGGCCTTCTGTGCCAAGTCCGGTATCGACAGCTGGAATGCCCTGCAGATCCAGCACCTGCGCCAGTTTATCGCCCGCCAGCATCATCACGGCCAGTCGTCCCGTAGCCTGGCCCGGCTGCTTTCGGCAGTGCGCGGGTTCTACCGCTACCTCAACCGCGAAGGCCTGTGCAGCCATGATCCGGCCAACGGCCTGTCGGCGCCCAAGGGTGAACGGCGCCTGCCGAAAACCCTCGATACCGATCGTGCCTTGCAGTTGCTCGAAGGCGCCGTGGAAGACGACTTCCTCGCCCGTCGTGACCAGGCCATGCTTGAGCTGTTTTATTCCTCCGGCTTGCGCCTGTCGGAGCTGACCAGCCTCAATACCGACCAGCTCGACCTGCCCGCAGGCCTGGTGCAGGTACACGGCAAGGGCAGCAAGACGCGGGTATTGCCGGTCGGCCGCAAGGCGCGCGAAGCCCTCGAACAATGGCTCGCGTTGCGCGGTATCAGCGCACCACAGGACAACGCCGTGTTCGTCAGTCGCCAGGGCCGTCGCCTCGGCCCACGCGCTATCCAGCTACGCGTACAGGCTGCCGGCGAACGTGAGCTGGGCCAGAACCTGCACCCGCACATGTTGCGGCACTCTTTTGCCAGCCACCTGCTCGAATCGTCCCAGGACCTGCGCGCCGTGCAAGAGATGCTCGGCCATGCCGACATCGCCACCACGCAGATCTACACTCACCTTGATTTCCAGCACCTGGCCGCCGTCTATGACAGCGCCCATCCTCGGGCTAAACGCAGTAAGGGCAGCGATTCATGA
- a CDS encoding HAD family hydrolase, producing the protein MSIKLITFDLDDTLWDTAPVIVSAEAILRDWLAANAPDLGAVPVEHLYAIRERLVQAEPGLKHRISALRRKVLFRALEDVGYSENKARELANEGFEVFLHARHQIDIFPEVQPVLEILRHSYTLGVVTNGNADVRRLGLADYFKFALCAEDLGIGKPDPQPFLEALRQGQVEAHAAVHIGDHPGDDIAGAQRAGLRAIWFNPQGKTWEADNQPDAEIQRLSQLPELLNSWR; encoded by the coding sequence ATGAGCATCAAGCTGATCACCTTTGACCTCGACGACACCCTGTGGGACACCGCCCCCGTGATCGTTAGCGCCGAAGCCATCCTGCGCGACTGGCTGGCCGCCAATGCGCCGGACCTTGGCGCAGTACCCGTGGAGCACCTGTACGCCATCCGTGAGCGCCTGGTGCAGGCTGAGCCCGGGCTCAAGCACCGCATCAGTGCCCTGCGCCGCAAGGTACTGTTCCGCGCCCTCGAGGACGTCGGTTACAGCGAGAACAAAGCCCGCGAGCTTGCCAACGAAGGCTTCGAGGTGTTCCTCCACGCGCGTCACCAGATCGATATTTTTCCCGAGGTCCAGCCTGTGCTGGAGATCCTCCGCCACAGCTACACCCTCGGCGTGGTCACCAACGGCAATGCCGATGTGCGCCGCCTGGGTCTGGCCGACTACTTCAAGTTCGCCCTGTGCGCAGAGGATCTGGGGATTGGCAAGCCCGACCCTCAGCCCTTCCTTGAAGCGCTGCGCCAGGGCCAGGTCGAAGCCCATGCGGCGGTGCATATCGGCGACCATCCCGGCGATGATATTGCCGGCGCCCAGCGCGCGGGCCTGCGGGCCATCTGGTTCAACCCGCAGGGCAAGACCTGGGAGGCTGACAACCAGCCCGACGCCGAAATCCAGCGCCTTTCGCAGCTGCCCGAGCTGCTCAACAGCTGGCGCTGA
- the sutA gene encoding transcriptional regulator SutA, which produces MSDDDLENDDLEVGDEDEGDEGLEAAADDVADDSGDDSPVPVAKGKSKSAAVSVDEMPSMEAKQKERDALAKAMEEFLSRGGKVQEVEANVVADPPKKPDNKYGSRPI; this is translated from the coding sequence ATGAGCGACGACGATCTGGAAAATGACGACCTCGAAGTAGGCGACGAAGACGAAGGTGATGAAGGCCTCGAAGCGGCAGCCGATGATGTGGCTGACGACAGCGGCGACGACAGCCCGGTACCTGTTGCCAAGGGCAAGTCCAAGTCGGCAGCTGTCTCGGTAGACGAGATGCCGAGCATGGAAGCCAAGCAGAAGGAGCGTGATGCCCTGGCCAAAGCTATGGAAGAGTTCCTCTCCCGTGGTGGCAAGGTGCAGGAAGTGGAGGCCAACGTGGTCGCCGATCCGCCCAAGAAGCCGGACAACAAGTACGGTAGCCGCCCTATCTGA